From a single Silene latifolia isolate original U9 population chromosome 6, ASM4854445v1, whole genome shotgun sequence genomic region:
- the LOC141586294 gene encoding WAT1-related protein At4g08300-like: MGCKSICDMIVKAKVYLAIISLQFGYSGMYIITAVCLKHGMNHFVLSVYRHIAATIAIAPFALIFERKTRPKMTLSIFWKIMLLAFLEPVLDQNLYYVGLKYTSATFASASVNVLPAITFIMATIFRLEKVDIRKIPSQAKIIGTIVTVAGAMLMTIYRGPVVNIFGTHVAADHAATTAAANSGQHWVVGTLFVLGSCFGWSAFFILQSYTVKEYPAELSLTAWICFMGSMEGGVVSLVMVRDMKAWALGWDSRLLASVYTGVVCSGIAYYVQSVVNRERGPVFVTVFSPLCMIITAAMGSIILHELLHLGSVIGAVIIVLGLYTVVWGKSKDSSSTTTNDKGKIQELPIINNDTTTINTITTNKSNDKNTLDII; this comes from the exons ATGGGGTGCAAATCAATTTGTGATATGATAGTAAAGGCCAAGGTCTACTTGGCTATAATTTCACTTCAGTTCGGATATTCTGGAATGTATATAATAACCGCAGTTTGTTTAAAACATGGAATGAATCACTTTGTTCTTTCAGTTTATCGTCATATTGCGGCCACCATTGCTATCGCCCCTTTTGCCCTTATATTTGAAAG GAAAACCCGACCAAAAATGACTCTCTCGATCTTCTGGAAAATAATGTTGCTTGCTTTCCTTGA GCCGGTGCTGGATCAAAATCTGTACTACGTTGGATTGAAATATACATCGGCGACTTTCGCTTCCGCTAGTGTCAATGTTCTTCCTGCAATTACTTTCATTATGGCAACGATTTTCag GTTGGAGAAAGTTGACATAAGGAAGATACCAAGCCAAGCAAAAATAATTGGAACAATAGTAACAGTAGCAGGAGCCATGCTAATGACCATTTACAGAGGTCCTGTTGTTAACATTTTCGGCACACACGTGGCAGCCGATCACGCTGCCACGACGGCCGCTGCTAACTCCGGTCAGCATTGGGTTGTTGGAACTCTCTTTGTCCTTGGTAGTTGCTTTGGGTGGTCTGCTTTCTTCATCCTCCAA TCATACACAGTAAAGGAGTACCCAGCTGAACTATCACTAACAGCATGGATATGCTTCATGGGATCAATGGAAGGCGGTGTCGTTTCGCTTGTGATGGTTAGGGACATGAAAGCTTGGGCTCTTGGCTGGGATTCTAGACTTCTTGCTTCTGTTTACACT GGTGTGGTATGCTCTGGAATAGCTTATTATGTGCAAAGTGTGGTGAATAGAGAAAGAGGGCCAGTGTTTGTGACAGTCTTTAGCCCTTTATGTATGATCATCACTGCTGCTATGGGTTCTATTATCTTGCATGAGCTTCTTCACCTTGGCAG TGTGATAGGAGCAGTGATCATAGTGTTAGGATTATACACAGTTGTATGGGGAAAAAGCAAGGATtcttcatcaacaacaacaaatgaCAAAGGCAAAATTCAAGAATTGCCAATTATCAATAATGACACCACCACTATAAACACCATTACTACCAACAAATCTAATGACAAAAATACTTTGGATATTATTTGA